The Argentina anserina chromosome 3, drPotAnse1.1, whole genome shotgun sequence genome includes a region encoding these proteins:
- the LOC126789598 gene encoding putative FBD-associated F-box protein At1g61330: MASSSADSSRTGAERKRQNIRHRHDDDSWASELRGDLLEEIFTRLPIKQCVQIGLVAKEFRYTWRKCRNLDFGREFVAAYSRHQLAYSDVVDHVFDSHNGRENLKTLRLCFDPMGAESLLEKWVRKSFELGVEELDLDIFQAPVPFPTNVENAKLKELRLNYAMIQLPFSLKAPMSLTTLVLREVDLNDRIVEAVFATCPQLETFDMSSCYGVRNMRVMANENNMFKVLKVGGCPEISNIEIHARSLRRLYFNGAVKRMNIVEPMFLLNEANLSFLPSTEYTSPWLVEKLVAAISVNVRVLTITSTFLEGLAAKMRQGSIRESQFCFSNLRELQIVMQDRSFTNAGDVAAFIKNCPRLENLFIEMNGNTTESAVYSDMLKKPTIDHYMSFLNALKFVKIRGFKVTNKQHERLVKFILQRARDLQRLVLLRPKKNYRSCRAVPYLAPSEEISYTNILASWKLSLRAEIVLCDQMEDVYSHPQHATKWFYSRR, encoded by the exons ATGGCTTCCTCTTCTGCAGATTCATCAAGGACAGGAGCTGAGAGAAAACGCCAAAACATCCGCCACCGTCATGATGATGATTCTTGGGCGTCTGAGCTCCGCGGTGACCTTCTGGAGGAGATCTTCACCCGCCTGCCGATAAAGCAGTGCGTTCAAATTGGGCTGGTAGCGAAGGAGTTCAGGTACACGTGGCGGAAATGCCGGAATCTCGACTTCGGGAGAGAGTTCGTGGCGGCCTATTCCCGCCACCAGTTGGCTTACAGCGACGTCGTGGACCATGTCTTCGATAGCCACAACGGGCGGGAAAATCTCAAAACCCTACGGTTGTGTTTCGACCCTATGGGGGCTGAGTCTCTGCTTGAGAAGTGGGTCCGCAAATCATTCGAGTTAGGGGTGGAGGAGCTCGATCTCGACATATTTCAGGCGCCGGTACCGTTCCCGACCAATGTTGAAAACGCAAAGCTAAAGGAGCTCAGGCTGAACTACGCAATGATCCAGCTGCCGTTTTCTCTGAAGGCTCCGATGTCTCTGACCACATTGGTGCTGAGGGAAGTCGATCTAAATGACCGAATAGTCGAGGCTGTGTTTGCTACCTGTCCCCAGCTCGAGACCTTCGACATGTCCAGCTGCTATGGAGTGAGAAATATGAGGGTGATGGCTAATGAGAACAACATGTTCAAGGTGTTGAAGGTGGGAGGGTGCCCGGAGATATCAAACATCGAGATTCATGCCCGGAGCCTTCGGCGTCTCTACTTCAACGGGGCAGTGAAACGAATGAATATAGTTGAGCCTATGTTCTTGTTGAACGAGGCCAATTTGAGTTTCCTGCCCTCAACGGAGTACACCAGCCCTTGGCTTGTTGAAAAGCTTGTTGCTGCCATCTCCGTCAATGTGAGAGTACTCACAATAACTAGTACATTTCTTGAG GGCTTGGCTGCCAAGATGCGGCAAGGCTCTATTCGAGAGAGCCAGTTTTGCTTCTCGAACTTGAGGGAGCTCCAAATAGTCATGCAAGATCGGAGCTTCACTAATGCCGGAGACGTTGCTGCTTTCATAAAAAATTGTCCACGGCTGGAGAATTTGTTTATTGAG ATGAATGGAAATACTACTGAAAGCGCAGTTTACTCCGACATGCTGAAGAAGCCAACAATAGATCACTATATGAGCTTCCTCAACGCCCTcaaatttgtgaaaataagAGGGTTTAAGGTCACAAATAAGCAGCACGAAAGGTTAGTTAAGTTCATCCTGCAAAGGGCGAGGGATTTGCAGCGACTGGTCCTCCTTAGGCCAAAGAAAAACTACCGATCGTGCCGCGCTGTGCCTTATCTTGCTCCCAGTGAGGAGATCAGCTACACCAACATCCTTGCAAGCTGGAAACTGTCGCTGAGGGCTGAAATTGTGTTATGCGACCAGATGGAGGATGTGTACAGTCACCCACAACATGCAACGAAATGGTTCTATTCGAGAAGATAA
- the LOC126788058 gene encoding uncharacterized protein LOC126788058, producing MSAMAFSPTHNGMLAIGSYSKTTAIYREDNMELLFVLHGHEGGITHVQFSKDGNYLYTGGRKDPYILCWDIRKSVDVVYKLYRSAENTNQRILFDIEPLGRHLCTGGQDGFVHVYDLQTGQWVSGFQAALDTVNGFSFHPFLPIATSSSGHRRFLPPDDGIDELHLSGHENCASVWSFSVASMMENDVEINGDDHTNQNHLQNL from the exons ATGTCTGCAATGGCTTTTTCTCCGACCCATAATGGAATGCTAGCTATAGGCTCTTACAGCAAGACTACTGCAATATACAGAGAAGACAATATGGAACTTTTATTTGTATTACATGGACATGAAGGTGGGATTACACAT GTCCAGTTCTCAAAGGATggaaattacttatatacggGAGGTCGGAAG GATCCTTATATACTATGCTGGGATATACGCAAATCTGTTGATGTTGTCTACAA GTTATATAGATCTGCAGAAAATACCAACCAGCGGATTCTGTTTGATATTGAGCCACTTGGCCGCCATCTTTGTACGGGTGGTCAG GATGGCTTTGTTCATGTATATGATCTTCAAACTGGACAATGGGTGTCGGGGTTCCAAGCTGCATTGG ATACTGTTAATGGATTCTCCTTTCATCCCTTTCTGCCAATTGCTACATCTTCTTCTGGCCACCGAAGATTTCTTCCTCCTGATGATGGCATTGATGAATTGCATTTAAGTG GTCATGAAAACTGTGCTTCAGTGTGGAGTTTCTCTGTTGCTTCAATGATGGAGAACGATGTAGAAATTAATGGTGATGATCATACCAACCAGAACCATCTCCAGAATCTGTAG
- the LOC126786639 gene encoding bifunctional riboflavin kinase/FMN phosphatase isoform X1, translated as MVLKMSITESLKKLVSCVILDLDGTLLHTDGIVSDVLRVYLGKYGKKWDGREAHKVVGKTPLEAATSVVEDYGLSCTSSELLSEINPIFSDQWCNIKALPGANRLIKHLSAHRVPIALASNSPRENIETKISFHQGWKESFLVIIGGDEVTSAKPSPEIFLEAAKRLNIEPSSCLVIEDSLPGVTAGKAAGMEVVAVPSLPKQSHLYTSADEVINSLLDLHPEKWGLPPFKDWIKDTLPIQPWQIGGPVIKGFGRGSKMLGIPTANLSTELYSTLLSEHPSGVYFGWAGLPTQGVFKMVMSIGWNHYFNNTEKTIEPWLLHNFDEDFYGEELHLIIVGYIRPEANFPSLESLIEKIHEDRKIAEEALDLPMYSKFRDDPYLISSS; from the exons ATGGTCTTGAAGATGTCCATCACAGAGTCTTTAAAGAAATTAGTGTCATGTGTCATCCTTGATTTGGATGGTACGCTGCTACACACAG ATGGCATTGTAAGTGATGTTTTAAGAGTTTACTTGGGAAAATATGGAAAGAAATGGGATGGGCGGGAAGCACATAAGGTAGTTGGAAAAACACCACTTGAAGCTGCAACTTCTGTTGTGGAGGATTATGGGCTATCTTGCACATCGAGTGAATTACTCTCAGAAATTAACCCAATTTTCTCCGATCA GTGGTGCAACATCAAAGCGCTTCCAGGTGCCAATCGGCTAATCAAACATTTGAGTGCTCATAGAGTGCCGATAGCATTGGCTTCAAACTCTCCAAGAGAAAACATAGAAACCAAGATTTCTTTTCACCAGG GCTGGAAGGAATCCTTCTTAGTCATCATTGGAGGTGACGAAGTAACATCAGCGAAGCCATCTCCTGAAAT ATTCCTTGAAGCTGCTAAAAGATTAAATATTGAACCTTCCAGCTGCCTTGTCATTGAAGATTCCTT GCCAGGTGTGACAGCTGGTAAGGCTGCTGGAATGGAGGTAGTTGCTGTACCCTCTCTGCCAAAGCAATCCCATCTCTATACTTCAGCTGATGAGGTGATCAACTCTCTACTTGATTTGCATCCTGAAAAGTGGGGCCTACCTCCTTTCAAAGATT GGATAAAAGACACATTACCAATACAACCATGGCAAATTGGTGGTCCTGTCATTAAGGGATTTGGTCGGGGCTCAAAAATGCTTGGGATTCCTACAG CTAATTTGTCCACCGAGCTATATTCAACTCTCCTTTCAGAACATCCATCAGGGGTATATTTCGGTTGGGCTGGATTACCAACGCAAGGTGTCTTTAAGATGGTCATGAGTATTGGTTGGAATCATTACTTCAACAACACTGAAAAGACTATA GAGCCATGGCTGCTTCATAACTTTGACGAGGACTTCTATGGGGAGGAATTGCATCTTATCATAGTCGGCTACATACGGCCTGAG GCCAATTTTCCATCTCTTGAGAGTTTGATCGAAAAGATACATGAGGACAGGAAAATCGCAGAGGAAGCTCTTGACCTTCCAATGTACTCAAAATTCAGGGATGACCCGTATCTAATAAGCTCTTCATAA
- the LOC126786639 gene encoding bifunctional riboflavin kinase/FMN phosphatase isoform X2, whose translation MVLKMSITESLKKLVSCVILDLDGTLLHTDGIVSDVLRVYLGKYGKKWDGREAHKVVGKTPLEAATSVVEDYGLSCTSSELLSEINPIFSDQWCNIKALPGANRLIKHLSAHRVPIALASNSPRENIETKISFHQGWKESFLVIIGGDEVTSAKPSPEMPGVTAGKAAGMEVVAVPSLPKQSHLYTSADEVINSLLDLHPEKWGLPPFKDWIKDTLPIQPWQIGGPVIKGFGRGSKMLGIPTANLSTELYSTLLSEHPSGVYFGWAGLPTQGVFKMVMSIGWNHYFNNTEKTIEPWLLHNFDEDFYGEELHLIIVGYIRPEANFPSLESLIEKIHEDRKIAEEALDLPMYSKFRDDPYLISSS comes from the exons ATGGTCTTGAAGATGTCCATCACAGAGTCTTTAAAGAAATTAGTGTCATGTGTCATCCTTGATTTGGATGGTACGCTGCTACACACAG ATGGCATTGTAAGTGATGTTTTAAGAGTTTACTTGGGAAAATATGGAAAGAAATGGGATGGGCGGGAAGCACATAAGGTAGTTGGAAAAACACCACTTGAAGCTGCAACTTCTGTTGTGGAGGATTATGGGCTATCTTGCACATCGAGTGAATTACTCTCAGAAATTAACCCAATTTTCTCCGATCA GTGGTGCAACATCAAAGCGCTTCCAGGTGCCAATCGGCTAATCAAACATTTGAGTGCTCATAGAGTGCCGATAGCATTGGCTTCAAACTCTCCAAGAGAAAACATAGAAACCAAGATTTCTTTTCACCAGG GCTGGAAGGAATCCTTCTTAGTCATCATTGGAGGTGACGAAGTAACATCAGCGAAGCCATCTCCTGAAAT GCCAGGTGTGACAGCTGGTAAGGCTGCTGGAATGGAGGTAGTTGCTGTACCCTCTCTGCCAAAGCAATCCCATCTCTATACTTCAGCTGATGAGGTGATCAACTCTCTACTTGATTTGCATCCTGAAAAGTGGGGCCTACCTCCTTTCAAAGATT GGATAAAAGACACATTACCAATACAACCATGGCAAATTGGTGGTCCTGTCATTAAGGGATTTGGTCGGGGCTCAAAAATGCTTGGGATTCCTACAG CTAATTTGTCCACCGAGCTATATTCAACTCTCCTTTCAGAACATCCATCAGGGGTATATTTCGGTTGGGCTGGATTACCAACGCAAGGTGTCTTTAAGATGGTCATGAGTATTGGTTGGAATCATTACTTCAACAACACTGAAAAGACTATA GAGCCATGGCTGCTTCATAACTTTGACGAGGACTTCTATGGGGAGGAATTGCATCTTATCATAGTCGGCTACATACGGCCTGAG GCCAATTTTCCATCTCTTGAGAGTTTGATCGAAAAGATACATGAGGACAGGAAAATCGCAGAGGAAGCTCTTGACCTTCCAATGTACTCAAAATTCAGGGATGACCCGTATCTAATAAGCTCTTCATAA